The following coding sequences lie in one Actinomycetota bacterium genomic window:
- the murF gene encoding UDP-N-acetylmuramoyl-tripeptide--D-alanyl-D-alanine ligase: MLTLAVETLVEVVAGQLVTGSEDAMVNGLVTDSRDVDPGMAFVAFRGVSADGHDHLEQAVSHGARALIVTRSPGDIAAAVEVAERAGIAVVRVPDALKAVQALAAHHRDRLFCPVIGVTGSTGKTTTKDFITSVLSTRLRVTATLGNQNNELGVPLTLIRAGADTDVLVVEMAMRGSGQIAQLCEIARPTMGLVTNVGTSHIELLGSEEAIASAKGELVEAVPPEGMVFLNSDDVRSAPLADRARAQVVLYGLGEECEICARDVTVDADSRPSFELVTPGGTRRVTLAIPGRHNVYNALAAAAVARNVGVPLDDIISGLESAEITGMRMQVFESATGIHVINDAYNANPTSMRAAVETLAGMSVAGRRVAVLGDMAELGSLAELAHFHIGEEIARSGIDTLVTVGELGARFADGARAAGMDTEAIRPCVTVDEASEVLDDLLSPGDVVLVKASRVMGLERVVEAIVEPHV; encoded by the coding sequence ATGCTGACACTTGCGGTTGAGACTCTCGTCGAGGTGGTCGCGGGACAGCTGGTCACCGGCTCCGAGGACGCGATGGTGAACGGCCTCGTGACCGATTCGCGCGATGTCGATCCGGGCATGGCATTCGTGGCGTTCCGTGGTGTGTCTGCCGATGGCCATGACCACCTCGAGCAGGCAGTATCGCATGGGGCCCGTGCGCTGATAGTCACGCGAAGCCCCGGTGATATCGCCGCCGCGGTGGAAGTCGCAGAGCGTGCGGGTATCGCTGTAGTGCGGGTACCGGATGCGCTCAAGGCTGTTCAGGCCCTGGCGGCGCACCACAGGGATCGCCTCTTCTGTCCGGTGATAGGTGTGACCGGGTCCACCGGGAAGACGACGACGAAGGACTTCATCACATCCGTTCTGTCGACGAGACTGAGGGTCACAGCTACGCTCGGAAACCAGAACAACGAGCTTGGAGTGCCGCTGACGCTCATCCGGGCCGGTGCCGACACCGACGTCTTGGTAGTGGAGATGGCAATGCGCGGTTCCGGCCAGATCGCGCAGCTGTGCGAGATCGCGCGGCCGACGATGGGGTTGGTGACCAATGTGGGCACGAGTCACATCGAGCTCCTTGGCAGCGAAGAGGCGATCGCCTCGGCGAAGGGCGAACTCGTGGAGGCCGTGCCCCCGGAGGGCATGGTCTTCCTGAATAGCGATGATGTCCGCTCAGCGCCTCTTGCCGACCGCGCGCGGGCCCAGGTTGTTCTCTACGGCCTCGGAGAAGAGTGTGAGATCTGCGCGCGTGATGTCACCGTAGACGCTGATAGCCGGCCCTCGTTCGAACTTGTCACTCCGGGGGGCACCCGGCGTGTCACCCTCGCTATTCCGGGTCGGCACAACGTGTACAATGCCCTCGCCGCAGCCGCCGTGGCGCGCAACGTCGGTGTGCCACTGGACGACATCATCAGCGGCCTTGAGTCGGCCGAGATCACAGGGATGCGCATGCAGGTCTTTGAGAGCGCGACAGGCATCCATGTGATCAACGATGCGTACAACGCGAACCCCACATCGATGCGCGCGGCGGTGGAGACCCTTGCGGGCATGTCCGTAGCGGGTCGCAGGGTCGCCGTCCTTGGCGACATGGCGGAGCTTGGCTCTCTCGCGGAGTTGGCGCACTTCCATATCGGCGAGGAGATTGCGCGAAGCGGAATCGACACACTGGTGACAGTCGGAGAACTCGGAGCGCGCTTCGCCGATGGCGCACGCGCTGCGGGCATGGACACGGAAGCGATCCGGCCGTGCGTCACCGTCGACGAGGCGAGCGAGGTGTTGGATGATCTGCTCAGCCCAGGCGATGTCGTTCTGGTGAAGGCGTCGCGGGTGATGGGGTTGGAGCGCGTTGTCGAGGCGATTGTGGAGCCGCATGTTTAG